The following proteins are co-located in the Pyrococcus abyssi GE5 genome:
- a CDS encoding ATP-binding protein, whose amino-acid sequence MYRLQLLQVQKCQEEFERALSLGHYDKARLIALRCAELLRKIASENLSLSHILLEEAKKWEEKAKNVRKRREGKNEYFDKLKALIKRSTITWNDIGGLREAKKLIAQAIGLSIAKSPIEPPQGILLFGPPGTGKSLLASAVANSLNATFFSVKASDLLSKYFGESSKLISALFSLARQLSPSVIFIDEVDSLTMKRVSLDDAARRMIGTLLAEMDGFKERKDKVIVLTATNAPWDLDEAMLSRLPIRIYVPLPDVNSAVEIFKIHLRGIHYDVPLSRLAKEAVKRLYSGREIANVVKLATMKMLEEMNPELSDPLRVSTLKGRDLTTRPLTLDDFKYAMARIKSPITKSDVKKYERWAKEFAI is encoded by the coding sequence ATGTATAGGCTACAGCTTCTTCAAGTCCAGAAATGCCAAGAAGAGTTTGAGAGGGCACTCTCCCTAGGTCACTACGACAAGGCCAGACTCATAGCCCTAAGGTGCGCCGAGTTACTTAGGAAAATAGCCTCTGAAAACCTTAGCTTATCACACATCCTTCTGGAGGAAGCTAAAAAGTGGGAAGAGAAAGCTAAAAACGTTAGAAAACGGAGAGAAGGGAAGAATGAATATTTTGACAAGTTAAAGGCCCTCATAAAGAGGAGCACAATTACATGGAACGACATAGGCGGTCTAAGAGAGGCCAAGAAATTGATAGCCCAGGCCATCGGATTAAGCATTGCAAAGTCCCCAATAGAGCCTCCCCAGGGAATACTCCTCTTTGGACCCCCAGGAACCGGGAAGAGCTTACTTGCCAGTGCCGTGGCAAACAGTTTAAACGCAACTTTCTTCAGCGTAAAGGCTAGCGACTTGCTGAGTAAATATTTTGGGGAATCTTCAAAGCTAATATCGGCATTGTTCTCGCTAGCTAGGCAACTAAGTCCAAGCGTGATTTTCATTGATGAAGTTGATTCCTTAACGATGAAGAGGGTTAGCCTGGATGATGCTGCTAGAAGAATGATCGGAACGTTGCTTGCAGAAATGGACGGGTTCAAAGAGAGAAAAGACAAAGTCATAGTTCTCACGGCAACGAATGCTCCCTGGGACTTAGATGAGGCCATGCTTTCGAGGTTACCTATCCGTATCTATGTTCCGTTGCCGGACGTTAATTCAGCAGTTGAGATATTCAAGATACATCTTAGAGGTATCCATTATGATGTTCCATTATCGAGACTGGCTAAAGAGGCCGTGAAAAGGCTGTACTCTGGAAGGGAAATAGCTAACGTAGTGAAGCTTGCAACCATGAAGATGCTTGAAGAGATGAACCCCGAGTTGAGTGACCCGCTACGCGTCTCTACGCTCAAGGGGAGAGATTTAACCACTAGACCCCTAACATTGGATGACTTTAAGTACGCGATGGCCAGGATAAAGAGTCCCATAACAAAGAGCGATGTCAAAAAGTACGAGAGATGGGCCAAGGAATTTGCGATCTAG
- a CDS encoding 50S ribosomal protein L15e produces MGMYKYIREAWKSPKKSYVGQLLKQRMIKWRREPAVVRIERPTRLDRARALGYQAKQGYVIVRVRVRRGGRKRPRWKGGRKPSKMGQVKYSPKKSLQWIAEEKAARKFPNLEVLNSYWVGEDGMYKWFEVIMVDPHHPVIKSDPKIAWIALKHHKGRVFRGLTSAGKKGRGLRNKGKGAEKIRPSIRANEGKGK; encoded by the coding sequence ATGGGGATGTACAAGTACATTAGGGAGGCTTGGAAGAGCCCGAAGAAGAGCTATGTGGGCCAGTTGCTTAAGCAGAGAATGATAAAATGGAGAAGGGAGCCTGCCGTAGTTAGAATAGAGAGACCAACGAGGCTTGACAGGGCGAGGGCTTTGGGTTACCAAGCAAAGCAAGGTTACGTCATCGTTAGGGTTAGGGTCAGGAGAGGAGGAAGGAAGAGGCCCAGGTGGAAGGGCGGAAGGAAGCCAAGCAAGATGGGTCAGGTTAAGTACAGTCCAAAGAAGAGCCTCCAGTGGATAGCTGAGGAGAAGGCCGCTAGGAAGTTCCCCAACCTAGAGGTTCTCAATAGTTACTGGGTTGGGGAGGATGGAATGTACAAGTGGTTCGAGGTCATAATGGTAGATCCCCACCACCCGGTAATCAAGAGCGACCCGAAGATAGCCTGGATAGCCCTCAAGCACCACAAGGGTAGGGTATTTAGAGGCCTAACTAGCGCTGGAAAGAAGGGAAGAGGACTTAGGAACAAGGGTAAGGGTGCCGAGAAGATTAGGCCAAGTATTAGGGCTAACGAAGGTAAGGGTAAGTGA
- the hycI gene encoding hydrogenase maturation peptidase HycI, translating to MRVVICCIGNELKGDDAFGILVYERLKYIIKDKAIIINCGNVPENYLGKIINANPDLVILVDAVHFGGKVGELVIVDPEETLGEAFSTHSLPLKFLTRFIKENTNAKVLLLGCQPRSVEFLGEVSEEVKESVEKAVNYIIKLLHNSV from the coding sequence ATGAGGGTAGTTATATGTTGCATTGGGAACGAGCTGAAGGGTGATGATGCTTTTGGAATTCTAGTTTACGAGAGGCTTAAATATATCATTAAGGATAAAGCTATAATAATTAATTGTGGTAACGTTCCGGAGAATTATCTAGGGAAGATAATTAATGCAAATCCAGACCTCGTAATTTTAGTGGATGCAGTTCACTTCGGTGGAAAAGTCGGGGAATTGGTAATAGTTGACCCTGAAGAAACGCTCGGAGAGGCCTTCTCTACTCATAGCTTGCCCTTGAAGTTCCTAACTAGATTTATTAAGGAGAACACTAATGCGAAAGTCCTTCTCCTGGGGTGCCAGCCGAGAAGCGTGGAATTCCTGGGGGAGGTTAGCGAGGAAGTCAAAGAGAGCGTTGAGAAAGCAGTGAATTATATAATTAAATTATTGCATAATTCTGTGTAG
- the mobA gene encoding molybdenum cofactor guanylyltransferase MobA, whose protein sequence is MIGAVLAGGKSRRFGEDKLLFEINGKPLVLHTIERLEGCSSIKKVIIVASPQNREAMEEFGYEVVVDDLTIGPISGVYSALSLGDAFVVGGDMPSLIPEFIDYIIKQFNNSGKIACVPRWSNGYLEPLHAAYSKNFRDILEERIEKGLYKLGDAISSAKNVCYIKIEDLPLGWRESFFNVNKKEDLHRIMQ, encoded by the coding sequence ATGATAGGTGCCGTGCTCGCTGGAGGTAAGAGCAGGAGGTTCGGGGAGGATAAGTTACTGTTCGAAATAAATGGCAAGCCTCTAGTCCTCCACACCATCGAGAGGTTGGAGGGGTGTAGCTCAATAAAGAAGGTTATTATAGTTGCTTCCCCTCAAAACCGCGAAGCCATGGAGGAATTTGGTTATGAAGTTGTTGTAGATGATCTTACGATTGGGCCAATCTCTGGTGTATACTCGGCCCTCTCCCTGGGAGATGCATTCGTCGTCGGTGGGGATATGCCATCCTTAATTCCAGAATTCATTGATTACATAATTAAACAATTCAATAATTCTGGAAAAATTGCGTGCGTGCCTAGGTGGAGTAACGGCTACTTGGAGCCTTTGCACGCTGCTTATTCTAAGAACTTTAGGGATATCCTGGAAGAGAGAATTGAAAAGGGATTATATAAGCTGGGAGATGCCATTAGCTCGGCCAAGAACGTTTGTTACATCAAAATTGAAGACCTCCCCCTTGGCTGGAGAGAGAGCTTCTTCAACGTCAACAAGAAGGAAGACCTACACAGAATTATGCAATAA
- a CDS encoding radical SAM protein — protein sequence MIAFGPVPSRRLGRSLGVNNIPDKVCSYACVYCQIGKTIKMQVERQEFYDPNKIFEEVERKVREATERGERIDYVTFVPDGEPTLDINLGKEAGLLKDLGIKLAILTNSSLVWREDVRDDLQNFDLISLKLDAVTEKIWRRVDRPHKSLKLEKILEGMLILRDEFQGKLITETMLININYGNELERIADFLRELKPDKAYIAIPTRPPAEKWVKPASEEVIHLAYQLFAEAIGSEKVEYLIGYEGNAFAFTGNVEEDLLSITAVHPMREDAVKELLRKANASWDVVEKLIREGKLIELEYNGVKFYMRRLKSRV from the coding sequence ATGATAGCCTTTGGCCCTGTTCCCTCTAGGAGACTTGGAAGGAGCTTAGGCGTTAATAACATTCCGGACAAGGTTTGTAGTTACGCTTGCGTTTACTGTCAAATTGGAAAAACCATAAAGATGCAGGTCGAGAGGCAAGAATTCTACGATCCAAACAAAATCTTTGAGGAAGTTGAGAGGAAAGTTAGGGAAGCAACCGAGAGGGGTGAGAGAATAGATTACGTAACCTTCGTTCCTGACGGGGAACCAACGCTCGATATTAACCTTGGGAAGGAAGCTGGGCTACTTAAAGATCTTGGAATAAAGCTTGCGATCTTAACGAACTCCTCTTTGGTGTGGAGGGAAGATGTTAGGGACGACTTGCAGAACTTCGACTTAATATCACTAAAGCTGGACGCCGTAACCGAAAAAATATGGAGGAGGGTTGATAGGCCGCACAAATCCCTAAAGCTCGAGAAAATACTCGAGGGCATGCTAATCCTTAGGGATGAATTCCAAGGAAAGCTGATAACCGAGACGATGCTAATAAATATAAACTACGGCAACGAGCTCGAGAGGATTGCCGACTTTCTAAGGGAGTTAAAGCCAGATAAGGCTTACATAGCTATTCCAACTAGGCCCCCAGCTGAGAAGTGGGTTAAACCAGCGAGCGAAGAAGTTATACATCTAGCATATCAACTCTTTGCCGAGGCTATAGGTTCGGAAAAAGTTGAGTATTTGATAGGATACGAAGGGAACGCCTTCGCTTTCACCGGGAACGTTGAAGAGGATTTGCTCTCCATAACCGCGGTTCACCCCATGAGGGAAGACGCCGTTAAAGAGTTGCTGAGGAAGGCAAACGCTTCCTGGGATGTTGTAGAAAAGCTGATAAGGGAGGGTAAGCTGATAGAGCTAGAGTATAACGGGGTTAAATTCTACATGAGGAGGCTAAAATCAAGGGTTTGA
- a CDS encoding P-loop NTPase, translating to MQIAISGGKGGTGKSTVAINVAVELAKKFNLVLADLDVEAPNDHLLLGVELQNEREVHQFMPKFNYAKCIKCRKCAEVCEEHAIVTLKDGTPFLMPTLCSGCRACEIVCPVPGAIEEGSRLIGHTYETKTPYGFTLVTGKLREGEERSMPLVVAAKRRAKELTWDLLVVDTAAGTGNTVSKAIEGSQLLIAVTEPTPLGIHDTELILQLGKLMGIETWVVINRSDLGDVNEVYRRAEKYNAKVIAEIPYSENIVKTYVVGKPIVTTDLPEAELFREIAEKVYEFLR from the coding sequence ATGCAGATAGCCATAAGCGGCGGAAAGGGAGGAACTGGAAAATCGACGGTGGCTATAAACGTGGCCGTAGAGTTAGCTAAGAAATTCAACTTGGTTCTGGCTGATCTCGATGTAGAGGCTCCGAACGATCACCTCCTCCTGGGAGTTGAGTTGCAGAACGAGAGGGAAGTTCATCAGTTCATGCCGAAGTTCAACTATGCAAAGTGTATAAAGTGCAGGAAGTGCGCAGAGGTTTGTGAAGAGCACGCAATAGTGACCCTCAAGGATGGGACGCCCTTCCTAATGCCAACCCTATGTTCTGGATGCAGGGCCTGTGAAATAGTCTGTCCAGTTCCTGGGGCTATAGAGGAAGGTTCAAGGTTAATAGGGCACACCTATGAAACGAAAACCCCATACGGATTCACGCTTGTTACTGGAAAGCTAAGGGAAGGGGAAGAGAGGTCAATGCCCCTAGTTGTGGCCGCTAAGAGGAGAGCTAAAGAATTAACCTGGGATTTATTGGTAGTTGATACTGCCGCAGGAACTGGGAACACGGTTTCCAAGGCTATAGAAGGCTCCCAGCTTTTGATAGCTGTAACCGAGCCAACTCCCCTCGGGATTCATGATACAGAGCTAATCCTCCAGCTTGGAAAGCTAATGGGCATAGAAACTTGGGTTGTGATAAATAGATCTGACCTTGGCGATGTGAACGAAGTTTACAGGAGGGCTGAAAAGTACAACGCTAAGGTCATAGCCGAGATACCTTATAGCGAGAACATAGTCAAGACGTACGTTGTCGGAAAACCGATAGTAACTACAGATCTTCCCGAAGCTGAGCTGTTTAGGGAGATAGCTGAGAAGGTTTACGAGTTCTTGAGGTGA
- a CDS encoding nucleotide-binding protein, with product MQIVIASGKGGVGKSSVTASLLYLLKDEYRLIAVDADAEAPNLGLLLGVTEWEEEREHIGAKIARINSETCIRCGLCQMRCPYECIYIDDEGNYVVNELTCEGCNVCGLVCPVPGTITLEEVRSGVIRKATTKYGFPIISAQLDVGRPESGKLVTEEKEWASKIMKEQGLEHMIVDSAAGIGCQVIASVGGADVAILIAEPTPASLSDVQRVYKVVQHFGEPAYLIINKADINPGFTKLREWAENEGIPILGEIPYDSSIPRSMSMLKPFIEAFPDSKASEAIREIAERIKEEIIKG from the coding sequence ATGCAGATAGTTATAGCAAGCGGTAAGGGTGGAGTTGGGAAGAGCTCCGTAACTGCTTCGCTCTTGTACCTACTCAAGGATGAGTACAGGCTAATAGCTGTCGATGCTGACGCTGAGGCTCCAAACCTCGGCTTATTACTTGGAGTCACGGAGTGGGAGGAGGAGAGGGAGCACATTGGGGCAAAGATAGCTAGGATTAACAGTGAGACGTGCATAAGGTGTGGTCTCTGTCAAATGAGGTGTCCATATGAGTGCATCTACATCGATGATGAGGGGAACTATGTAGTCAACGAGCTAACGTGTGAGGGTTGCAACGTCTGTGGTTTGGTTTGTCCAGTCCCAGGGACAATAACGCTCGAGGAGGTTCGTTCTGGCGTGATAAGGAAGGCAACCACGAAGTACGGCTTCCCGATAATCTCAGCTCAACTAGACGTTGGAAGGCCCGAGAGCGGTAAGCTCGTTACCGAGGAGAAGGAGTGGGCCAGTAAGATAATGAAGGAGCAAGGGTTAGAGCATATGATAGTAGATTCAGCGGCGGGAATAGGGTGTCAAGTGATAGCGAGCGTTGGAGGGGCGGATGTTGCGATACTCATAGCTGAGCCTACGCCAGCTTCACTTAGCGATGTTCAGAGGGTTTATAAGGTAGTTCAGCACTTTGGGGAGCCAGCTTACCTGATAATAAACAAAGCCGACATAAATCCTGGGTTCACAAAGCTAAGGGAATGGGCAGAGAACGAGGGAATACCGATTCTAGGTGAGATTCCATACGATTCCTCTATCCCCAGGAGCATGTCGATGCTGAAACCCTTCATAGAAGCCTTCCCAGATTCGAAAGCCTCAGAGGCTATCAGGGAGATAGCGGAAAGGATAAAGGAAGAGATCATCAAGGGCTGA